The DNA segment atccAAAAAGTGATTTACTGTACTGCCTAAGAATGTAGCTAGTATTATTCACTCCTGGGGAAATTTTACACCAAAATTTTCAtatacaatgttttaaaattatgcaTGTTTTATTTGCCAAATACCACAATCActccagtttcaattattttagtaatttatttcaaaatgcctgtcGATGTCAACAAGACATCCAAAGAAATTCCCCCACAGGAATTAAAGAAACCCCTCTGACAACCCAGTTCCAATGGGAAATGGTACAGAAGAGCCGTGTGGGGTCCTCAAAGCCCAGCTGCGGCCCCACCAGAGAATGTGATGTGCCCCTGCTCTTCCTCACCCTCTGCAGAGCTGGGTACCCCAGACCTTGTCCTATCCCCACGAGAATGAGGCTCAGCCTGGGCAGCGACAGTGTGCATCCTCTATCCCTGATGGGTTAGGCACTCAGCTCACTGACCTCTGCTCTTCTGAATCCAGCAGCTCCTagtggcaggcagcagcccaatTCTGCATTGCACCATGGTACAAAAATTACCCCAGGAGTAAGTTAAGAGTTCACCATTTAGCTTCCAATCACCTTGGGCCTCCTCCTCTCAGCTACAGGTGCCATGAATGGTAATAATTGTTTGTAGTATATCATTCAGTAAACAAAAGATGTAATAGTATCTGCAAGCAAGAACTCCTCAATGTtcatgcggggggtggggaacctgtggcccatggcttGCACTGATTGAACCCTGAGGTTCTGCGtttgcctccatcctttcctactgccccccacccccaagtgggGTGACTCAGCCCTGGTATAACCACCTGAGGCTCTGCCTACCAAGGGGGAGAAAGCAGCTTTGCACTCTGCAGGGACTGCCCccatcactcccattggccatatAATTACCATTTAAAACTCTGAGCAAACTGTGCTATTTACGTGCTTGCACTAGCATTGCCATTTTATGAGATTTACTTACACAATGATGTTGTTGATAGGGATATGGATCAATTTCACAAAGAAACCAATAAATCCCATTATTGCAAAACCTATTGCTGTTGCCATGGCAATCTTCTGGAATTCTGCAATTTAAGAAGTCATAAATTTTAATCTGTATATTTAAACCTACCACTTAAAATGCAGTAGATAACTACTAAAAACATGAGATTTGTGCCTTTGAAAGCTTCTTCCATGCTAagataaaagtattttaaaagtgcCTTATAAGATGGCATTTCATTTCTACAAATAACCCAAGATTTAGAAGTACTAGATTCCTAGGGATTAATACTTACAGGATTGCAAAATATAGATCCACATTACTTAAAGCCAGATAAGCTAACATGAACTTTTAAGTCACTGTCAATACACTAAAcccccaatttaacagactaatggggggagtgGTGTCCGTTAcacccaaaagtctgttaaatccgaGGGTTTACTTTTGCTCTAGtgcccacccacctccaccaagctcccccccaaaaaacatgCCAGCAATTCGCCAGAGCCACTGAAGCTAAAGCTGCCATCGCTTGAAGACTCCAGTGCAGCTGGAGGCACACCACCTCTGTGGTAGCTGGAGACTCCTTTGCAGCCTCCAGGAGCCcccgccactgctggagctgccacacgctcctcccaccaggggtggggcacatacacgAGTGCCAATGCAGCCCAACTCTGGTGGAAAGACGCAGTGGAGAGTTCAGGCACAGCAAACTGCGGCGGTGGGAGGCGAGGACCCCTCCAGCTAGAGCAGAGGCAGCCCTGGTAAGTAGCCTTACTACTTTGAGTTGGGGTGGGAGCCataatttaggattttacagatcccagcagacttcagaaataacgaCGGGCTGGCAGACatccgttgttcccaaagtctgctaagtCAGGGtccgtaaaatcgagggtttaccgtATTGTAAACAAAATACTAGGACATTCAGTTTCTGGAAGAAAACAAGTGAAAGCCAGTTGACACTGGAGAAGATTTATTTGAGCGGATAACATCAGAATGTGAAATGTCAATAGAAGTCATCAGAAAAGATTCTGGAAATAAGCAATATACATTTCAGAACACTTCAGCTGTGTAGATAGCAGCAGTAGGGTAGTGAGTTTTTGAAGCAATCACAAGTCTCACTTCAACAAGATGTATAACCAAAAAGAAACTCAAATTAGTTATGCACAAAACTAAGTGCATCTCTtggttttctgacaaaactgtgCAACATAGGTTGTTTGTTATACAAATGGAAAATTGAGACTCGGTGAACATGACAATTGAGTAGCTATCCATCAGTATAAACAACTGAACTTCCTgtttcctccacccccacaatATCATAAgatagaaaattaaaacaaaatgaacatTATGACcttagctttttttcccccaatcttGTTGTATACTTTACCTTTTCTGTCGGGCTTTGTGCATCTTTTAACAAGCCTGATGGAATCTTTTACAAACTGACGGCTGGGCTCAACAAACTGCATTACTTGATCCATGATTGCCTGCAAGATTATCACATTTTAATACATAAATTTTTTCAAGAGTCATTTTGAAAAAACATTTCCCATCTTACTTATAATGGCAAATCCTCACTTCGTCCCCCTGCCTTTTTCTGCTGGTCTTGTTAAATGCATACTTGTACTGAATGTGAAAGTGTTAATTCTTTAAGCATACATGTCAGGTTTCTAAGGGATTTTTAATCTACAAGGCTGTTAATCTGTATTTTACTACAATGTGTTTTCATGCAGGAGATGGAGCCACAGACGCATTAGAACAGGCAATTCATCAATCCAAAGAACCATGAGCTTTGACTTCCATTTGTTACACCCTTTTATAGTCTACTTGATGTTCCCTTTCTCCTGCATTTTCCTCTATTTTTGTCTCCATTATTTCTTCTGTGCTTACCAGTTTATATGCTGAGGCCGtgactacactagcaagttcttttgacagGAGCTTCGAAAGAagagccccttttgaaatactgcctggactgtctacacacaatctgcgctcttttgaaattatcttcGAAAGCATGGGGCTGGTCCTTCAAAATTGGCTCTCCATTCCATTTTAGGAAgagcgccctctttcaaaaggcccctttGAAAGCGAGCATATGGAAACACTCCACAgaccgctatttcaaaagacgGTGCCCTCCAGGGTGCTGATcaactggagggtagagatgccACTGACAGCAAAAGTGGAGCTATATGGCTCCAGTATCCAGCTGCGTTTAAGGACGCTGGCTCCCAGAAAgccctaggcaggaagctgagagtgtgctggtagCAGGGAGCACACACTGCCCAGCTGCACGCTCCCTCAGCAACGCCTGAGCCACAAGAGCCCACCCCTCagacccacagccagcacccaggACCACCCCCCCCCGCACCGGGGCCCCACTGAGACACCGGCCACATCTCCCAGGAGCCAAGCCAGGCACCAAAAAAGTCCTGGACAGACGCCAAACTCAGGACCTCCTCGccttctgggaggatgaggagctcCTGCACCAGACCGGAGTCCAGCACCAGAACACGGCTGCATTTGAGTGTCTGTCAAAGGCCCTCATCAGCCAGAACCACCCGAACTGAACCGCAGACCAGGTACACTCAAATATGGAGCTCTGGCAAGGCTACTGTAAGGCCAAGGATGCAGCCACACGGTCGGGGCAgcactcaccagctgcccctactttaaagaactgcattagctgagccagagccggagACAGGGACTGACTCAGAGGACCACCCAGGACTGCCAGCCACCACCAGGCCCCACAAGAACATCCTGCAGCCTGTGACCACCAGTGACAATGAGGGCTCCAGTGAGGGGGCCACTGTCACTGCCATCCCCTCCATTCCatccagctgggcccccctccaccTAGGCCTCAccagagttcctggagggaccctcaggtagatGTCATGCATCCCGTTAGCTCTGAGACCCGGGAGGGGGTGTCCATTCCTGCCCAACATGGCTGATGACCCCAGTCCAGATGCATCCTGGATGACTGCGCTCCTTGGTCACCAGAGGGAGTacgtgtggcactcagcaccaacAATCCTGGACAGCAGCATTGGCCACACAGCcatggggagatggggagggtgTCAGACAGAAGGCTGCGCTCACTCCATCCATGCGGGTACCACCTGCAATCCAGATACCACAGGGACCCCAGGACAGTGGATAGAGGGGGTGAGAACACAGGGGTCAACTCATGAGACTAATGGccccttcctctgtccccttctgtctccatagCTCTACCAATCAGGAGACAACTGAGCCCCAGCCACgggccagggagccctgctgagGAGGACAACGGGGTGCAGCCCATACCCCAACTTGGTACGTCCCAGGGCTGCCATTGGGCCGTATGCCAgcaccaccagggcagggagaagAACACAGGGGACCccgcacacaccactgccctgAGGGACCTCAAGGCATGCTGCAGGAGTAGCTATCCATGGAGTGGCAAgcctgggacagggtggtggCCAACCTCGATGCACTCAGCCAGGCTGTGACTGCCCACCtggcccaccctgctgcccccccgtgAGTCCCCTCAggcacctgcccctcccacatcagcccctcctcaccctgaTCCTGACCTCGCTGCCCTGATACCAACTGACCAACCTCCTAATGGCAAGAGCAAGCTGTGCGGTGGcaactcccccctgcccctccattcCCCTTCAAGGCCATAGGTGCTGCACCCCAACAACACTTCTACcttcccatgctcccagccccagtgaggACCCCGGATGTGGGGGGTAGGGGCTCCCACGGCCAACAGGGATCACATCCCTCAACCCTAGTTGAAAGGCCCTGCACCCTTACCTCCCCACCCCTACAAGCTTCGGTGcctgcacctcctgccccaggcccattTTGTACTTAGTTCCCCACACCCCCTGTAAACAGTTTATAACATTTTAAAGATGCAGACTTTTCTGTTTCACTATCAGTAAACTGTTTATTGGTGGGCACccctgtgtatgtgtggggaTAGTGTGTAACGGGGTGCATGGGGATGATGGTAAAAGTAGGTGTGGAAGGGTAGAGAGTcactggggctcctgggcaaaggCTTcacgcagggcctcccttacccGCACCCCATCTAGCtgtgcctggtggcacggggtggcagccagctgctcatagctgtgTCTGGCCTTGGTGACCCACCCCTGCACGAAAGGCTTGTGCTTGGCCTCCACAAGGTTGTACAGGGTGCAGCATgccctgaccactgctggaacactgaggaggcccacctccagccttgctAGGAGGCACTGGAAGCACCCCTTGAGATGGCCAAATGCCCTCTCAACTGCATTACAGGCCTCATTGAGGCACTCactaaaaacatcctggctaggctgagtgtgtcctgtgtagggctcCATGAGCCATGGATGCAGGGGGTTGGTGGTGTGAGCCACAGTGCAGGGCAGCATcatggtgtccccagtgggggaGCTCCTGTGGGGGAATGTAAGTTCCATCCAGCAGCCTGAACCCAAACatgagttccggaagacctgggcTTTGTGGGCATGGCCAGACCACCCCATGCACATGTCCATGAACCTGTCCTTCGCATCCACAAGTGCCTGCAGCAAcacagtggtagcccttgtggtttatatagGCTCCGCCACTGTGCTCCGGGTCTCTGATGGTAATGCGGGTGCCATCCAATGCCCTACAGCAGCTGGAGAAGCCCAGCTCCTCCAATCCCACGAGGGCAACGTCAAGGTTCCCCCCCACGGACAAGGACATTCTTAATGGCCTGGACAGCCTGCAGGACATGAAGGGGAAAACATGCTCGTGAGTGTGAGTTGGGGAACTCCATGCCCACCCGTCTTTGTCCCCACCACactggccttgcccaccccaaactggtggccaactgatcagtggccagcttccacagagcactGACTACCTTTTTCTGCAGGGGGCCAGGGACCTCATGCGGGTGGCGTGGtgctggagggagccagtggcacagcttcaggaatgtccccttggtcattctgaagttctgcagccaccggcCATTGCCccggtcctccagcaccagctagtCACACCTGTCCATGCTTGTGAGGTAGCCCCACAAGCGGCAGATGGCCCATGGGATGAGCTGTGGGTGTCATGCCCAGAGGACAACCTCCAGGATGGTGGCAATCAAGGTGGCCACCCGAAGCCACTGTAGGATGTTagccagcactgcagccagcaaacTGGCCACAGCTAGatgggggagggagctgctggaggtccatgttcTGCCCTGTGGTGTCTCCTCTGCACAGTCTCCCTGTGTGTGTCTCAGGACAGCTAGCctgccctcagtgtgtgcagagcAAGGGTGTTGGGGAGAGGCCCTTTGAAGAAATGGATGGCAACTGCCCTGAAAGGGCTTGTCCGACATGCAACCTTGCCCGTGGTGTTTCCAGgccatttactttcaaaaggctGCGCGGGGATGTGTAGACGGTCATTTTCGAAAGGGTATATTGTACGTTCAGTCCACAtttggctgtgtggacactcaatTTCAAAAGGTCATCTTTTGAAATTACATTTTGAAAGActgccttttgaaaatgggtttacGTAGATGTAGGCTCTGAATCTAATTAGTTTACTGACATACTATCAAAGTTTTCGTCTACCAATTGTCTGAATAGTCTTCTATGAAGCCTTTGTTGATCTGTTTGTTAAGACCAACTAACAGTAAAAACATAAGAAATTACTATCAGTATGATGAGTTAGCATGTCATAATCAAAATCCTAGATAGTCAAGATTTTTGTACCTACAAATGATTAAGATCTAAATGTCAAGTGATGCCTTTCAAGTATCTTCAAGTTCTCCATTAAAATCtaattcttttcctttttttcctcttcctactGTGATGCAATAAGTTACAAATCTACTGTAAGTTTTACAGTATTCTTTGCACATCATCTTAAATGAACTACACAATAGACGTTTCTTTAGTAAAGCACCCAATCCTACAACAGGAGATGGGCTGCTAGCGACAGCAGTTGACAGCAGCGCATTGCCTAAGCATGAAGGGACACGAAACTAGCACTCTTTCTTGGGGAACTGAATGCCTCAACATTCGGTATATTCACACTCGCTTTTACTGTTTGTACTACCACACCACCTAGGAGGCACAGGCCCCTGCTGTGATTCACGACTAGATTCTTTCACACACCGGCAAAACGAAACAAAGAAAAACTTTAAAAACGCCCTAACTGGCCAGGGGAAGGAACAGGCGCTGCCCGTGGAAacggggaagggcaggagggaaAGCCACAGACGCTGCCCAGAGCTAATCTGGTTTAGGGCCGGATGGTGCGAACCAGCCACGATCGAAGTTGTCGCCGGACTCGCGTTCAGTTTTCCCTTGACACCCGCCCCCGCCTACGGACCGGACCCGGGGGCAGGAGAGAAAAAGCTCGTTCCAAGCAGGCTCCAGCCTCGGACACGAGCTCAGGGAACGccggccccctgcagctccagaagcGGACCCAACGCTGGGGCGCGGGGGAGATGACCCCCTCAGCGCTCCTAACTCCCGGCCACCGCTCAGCACTACCCGTGGCAGAGGGCGAAGAGAGCCTCGGAGGCCGGCCAGGACCCCACACGGAAAGCGGCAGCGCTCGGACGCCTTCCCTCCCCTAGGGCCCGGCGCCCTCCTCCACCAACAACCCCATCCGCGCTGCCAGCACCGCGCTCTCACCTGAGGGGTTGGCAGCCCCACTAGTCACACAAGGGACACGTAGCAGCTTTGGCAGTCACGGCGAAGAACCGGAAGGAGAACTACCGCGCAACTTCCGCCTCCGGAACTACGCCACCGTCGCATAGTCCGAGAGAGAGTGAGCAGGCCGCGGCTCCCTTTTCCTACTACGCATGCGCTCAGACGCAAGAATGCCACTAGTGCAATCTGCGCGTGCGCCGTGGAGAACGCGAAGAAACGTCACGCGAGGGCGGCGTGCCGCTGCTGGCGCAGACCTGTCCCACCTGTCTTGTGCCCCGCGCCACGGTTGGTGGGGCCTGGAGCGCGAGCGGGTTGCCGGTTACCCGGGCCCGCCGTGCGCGTTCTCGTGTACTGTTACGCAGTGTGCCGGAGCGGTGGCGAGCCCCTGTGTGAGCTGTAGCCTTGTGAGCCAAATGTGCCCGGCGCTGTACAAACAAGGCACAAAGACGTCAGTTGCTTCCTGATGCGCACAGTCCCCCGTCCCGCTTGTGGCGGGCACTGCTCTCTGGGCAGGTGGCTCGGTGGTGCTCCTAGGCAGACAGGTCCGTGCAGGGGGCCGTACAGGCAGGCCAGCGTTATGTAGAAGCGAATGGAAAGGCAGGGAGTGGAGCAACCCGGCCCCAACTCACCTCCCTTCCTGCCTCATCCAAGCTACATGTctggggagggggacagcagaGTGGAGCCCAGTTGCTCCCACTGCAGTTGTAAGTGACAGACACACCCCATACACTGAGAGAGAGCTAATCCCCCCAGGCCAGGTAGGTCAGGGTAAGGGgtttggaggaaggagagcagagggatggtgcaGAGGAAagttggggtggagcagggctgggcttggggtgcagggtttgatGGGAcaaaagaaagacagaagaaaTTTAGAGGGAAACAAAATCAATATCTTGCGCGTGACTCTAGTAATGTAAGCAGTTTCAGAAataaacaggaggaattagaaatACTAGTGAATAaacaactatgacataattggcAATACAGAGACATGGTaggataatacacatgactgaactattggtatagaagggtacagcttgctgaAGGATAAGcagggaaaaaagagaagagcTCATGTCTTGTATATCCAAGATGTACACCAGGGATAAGGAATCTATAGCCGGGCAGGCCACATTCAGCCTGTGATTTCCCTTGATCAGGTTTTGGGGTCAGCTCCACTACCCTCAGCCCCAGCAACAGGGTGAGCTGGTGCTGGCATTCCAGCCatgcagggtggggagccctgagcctcaggggccCAGTTaaggctggctgcaggccagatctggtccATGGGTTCTGCCAGTTAGGGAGAAGAAAGGAGCTCTGTGCGCTGGTGGGAAACACTCCCTGTAGGCAATGCCCACTGATCTACTGCTCT comes from the Carettochelys insculpta isolate YL-2023 chromosome 2, ASM3395843v1, whole genome shotgun sequence genome and includes:
- the SEC61G gene encoding protein transport protein Sec61 subunit gamma isoform X2; this encodes MDQVMQFVEPSRQFVKDSIRLVKRCTKPDRKEFQKIAMATAIGFAIMGFIGFFVKLIHIPINNIIVGG
- the SEC61G gene encoding protein transport protein Sec61 subunit gamma isoform X1, whose product is MLGRNGHPLPGLRANGMHDIYLRVPPGTLAIMDQVMQFVEPSRQFVKDSIRLVKRCTKPDRKEFQKIAMATAIGFAIMGFIGFFVKLIHIPINNIIVGG